In the genome of Calditrichota bacterium, the window CGATTGATGATTTGCCGCGCCAAGTCTCTGATTTCCGCAAGCTCTCTGTTTTCAAAAATTCTTGTCAGAAAGATGGAATCGCTGATATGGGCTTCTGCGATTAGATCGTCAGCTTCCTTTGAAATTAACAATGCGCGATACTTTTTCTTAATTTTCAGAAACTCTTTTTGCTCGGCCTGCAATTTTTCAAATTTGTTGATTATTTTATCTTCCGCCTCTGTCAGTTTTGCTGAAAGCTGTTTCAAAATTTTCCATTTTCTCTGATAATCCGACAACGCGCGTTTTCCGGCGACAAAAGTCAGTCGCACATTGCCACGGATTTTTTCCTGACTCAGAATTTTAATCACGCTGACTTGGCCTGTGTAATTGACATGCGTACCGCCGCAGGGATCAACGTCAAAATTTTCGATTTCTACCAAACGAATTTGTTCCCCTTTGGTAGGCAAGGCGCGCAATGAAAAATGATCCAATTCATTTTCTTGGACAAAAAAATGACGTACGGCGCGGTTTTCGAAACAGATTTGATTTGCCAGCATTTCCACTTGTTCAATTTCCCGGTCGGAGATTTGCGCGGTTTCCACGTCGATGGTGGAAAATTCTTCGCCCAGATGCGAGGAAAGGGTATTTTTGCCCGTAACACGCAGAAAACTCTGCGCCAAAATATGAAATGCGGTGTGCTGCTGCATGAAATCGAAGCGGCGCTCCCAGTTTATCTGACAGGTAGCTTTGTCGCCGGAAATCGGTTCGGGCAAAATGTGCACAATTTCCGCGTCTGTCTCAATGACATCAACCACCGGAATGCCATTTGCAGTGCCTGAGTCGTGCATCTGTCCGCCGGAAGTGGGGTAGAAGGCCGTCTGATCCAGAATCAGGGCAAAGTGATCTTCGAAAGGCGCAATTGACACAATTTTCGCTTCAAATTGTTTCAAATCCGGTCGCACTAAATAGAGCTTTTTCGTTTCCATGTCAGAGTTGATCTCCACAATTAACAAAAAGCGAGTCCGCAAACTCGCTTTTTGAAATAATATTTTATTGCATTTTAAAAAGGCTATTTTCCCTTTTTGTCCATCGACGTAATGAACGAACTGAACAGTTCGATGGGTAGCGGGAAAATCGTTGTGGAATTATTTTCCGAAGCGATTTCCGTTAACGTTTGCAGGAAGCGCAGTTGCATGGACATCGGTTCTGTAGCAATGACGCCTGCGGCATCGGCGAGCTTCTGAGAAGCCTGAAATTCGCCTTCGGCGTGGATGATTTTTGCGCGTCGTTCGCGTTCCGCTTCCGCCTGTTTCGCCATAGCTCGTTGCATTTCTTGCGGTAGATCAACATGTTTCACTTCGACCAAAGACACTTTGATGCCCCAGGGATCGGTTTGGTGATCGATGATTTCCTGCAAATCACGATTGATTTTTTCCCGCTCGGATAATAGCTCATCTAACTCCGCCTGTCCCAAAATACTGCGCAAAGTAGTCTGCGCTAATTGCGAAGTTGCAAAGAGATAATCTTCTACTTCAACGATCGCTTTTGCCGGATCAATGACGCGAAAGTAAAGCACGGCGTTCACTTTTACGGAAACGTTGTCTTTGGTGATGACATCCTGCGGCGGTACGTCCATGGCAATGGTGCGCAGACCGACTTTGACGACCTTGTCGACAATTGGGATAATGAGTACTAATCCGGGACCTTTTGTGCCGACTAATCGTCCTAGCCGAAAAACGACGCCGCGTTCGTATTCTTTAAAAATACGAATGGAGCTCATGATTAAAAACAGCAAAATGATAATTATGGCAATAATTCCTTGCATGGGAACCTCCTGTCAAATTAGTTATATTTTTTGACAATTAACTGTAGTCTGTCCACTTTTTTCACAATCACTTTTTCATTTTTTTTGATTTTTTCATCGCTCACGGCATTCCAATATTCGCCGTGAATTCGCACTCGTCCTTCCGGCATGATGGGCGTCACGGCGACGCCAACCTCGCCGATTATTCCTTCTTTTCCCGTAGTCACTTGTCTCCTGTAAGTGCGTACGGCCATCAAAATCGCAAAAATGAAAAAAGCGGATACGATGGCTGTCACAGAGAGAATTAGTGAAATCGGCAGATGTGCGGAGATGGAAGGCGTGCTTCGAAACAACATGAGTGAGCCTAATAGCATGGATATAATCCCTCCGATTGTCAAAATTCCGTAACTTGCAATTTTGAGTTCGAGAACAAAGAGAATGGTAGCGAAAAGAATGAGCAAAATTCCCGCCACGTTTATTGGCAACTGCTGCATGGCAAAAAACGCCAAAATAAGGGAAATTCCGCCGAACACGCCGGGCACAATAGCGCCGGGGTTGGAAAATTCAAAATACATGCCCAGCAGTCCCAGCATCAACAAAATGTAGGCGATGGACGGATTGGAAATCAGATCCAAAATTTTAAAACGCAAATTGGGACGGTACTCGTTGATCGTGGCATCTTTTGTGTGCAAAATTACTGTGCCTGAGTCCAACTGTGCTTTTTTACCATCTAATTTTTCCAGCAAATCGTTCATGTCTTTTGCGATAAAGTCAACCACATTTAATTTCACCGCTTCTTTTTCCGTGATGGATTCGCTTTCTCTGACTGCTTTTTCGAGCCAATCTGCATTGCGACCACGCTTTTCAGCGACGGAACGATTGTAAGTCGCCCACCAGTTTGTCGCTTTTTTCACGCCAACATCGCTGGAGTCGGTTTTACCCGCGCCAACAGGATGCGCGGCGCCAATGTTTGTCCCAGGAGCCATGACGGCAAAATTCGCGGCGATGGTGATGGACGTCCCGGCGGACACTGCGCCTGCTCCTGATGGGTAAACAAAAACGACGACTGGTATCTTTGCGGCTAATTCTTTTTTCACAATATCCTGCGTCGCTGTAATGAGGCCGCCTGGCGTATCCAACTGAATAACAATGCACTGGGATCGATTTTCTTCAGCCTTTTCGATGGAATTGATGATGTATTCGGCGGAAATTGGATTCACTGTCCCGCCCTTGATGCGAATCAAATCCACTCGTGGGCGCTGATCTCCGAACAAAGAGGCCATGTAAATGAAAATTGTCAAAAATGAAAGCCCAATAACTTTTTTTAAAAATTTAAGCATGATATCCTGCCACGTTAGTTGGTCTGAAATTTTGTCCCCGTGAATTTTCTTACCTTAATATATTCAGATATATTGGAATACGCAAGCATTTTTTTTAGTTTTTAAATATTCAATGAAATGTTTGGGTTATTTTTGCTGACTTTAGGAGTTTCATTTCAAAAAAAATTAAATTTGAATACTCGCGAAATGGAAAAATGCAACTTTCCCAGGCTAATTTCACCGAATGAGCCCATATTTTTTACAAATTTCAATCACTTTATCCAGCGGCAGCGCTTTAATTTTGTGATTTTGATAGCCCGACATGTCCGTCGCCATGAACAAAGAATTGTAAATCGCTTCCTGAGTGGCTTCCACAGCCGCCAGAAATAGGGGAGACATGGAATTGTTGGAAATTTCCGGAATGAGCTTCTCGGAGTTATTTTCGTCAGCGCGAATGCGGCACATCGGGTTTGTTGAAAAAGCAATCACGTAATCGCCGCTGCCGTTGGAGCAAAATCCGCCGCTACGAGCCAGTCCCAAAATAGTGCGCTTCGCCAGCCGTTTGAGATTTCTGTGCGACAATGGCGCATCTGTCGCCAGCACAATCATGCACGATCCGCCGTTCTGCAAATCAGATTTGAAATAGTATTTTCCCAATTCCTGTCCGACCGGCGCGCCGTTGATGGAAAGCACGCCGCCGAAGTTCGTCTGCACTAAGACGCCGACGGTGTAGCCGCCGCGTTTTTCCGGCAATTTTCGGGATGAGGTTCCAATACCGCCTTTGAAGCCGAAACAAATTGTCCCTGTGCCAGCGCCAACTGAGCCTTCAGCAACTTTGCCGGATTTTGCTGATTGAATCGCCTGAAAAACATGCTCCGGGCCCACTACTCTTTTTTGAATATTGTTGAGAAATCCGTCGTTCGTTTCGCCGACAACCGGATTGATGGAGCGGATATTTTCATTTCCCGGCAGAGTCAGCATGTAATCAATAATGGCGTCGGCGACACGAAAAACATTGAGGGTGTTGGTCAACGCGATCGGGGTTTCGATGTAGCCCAATTCTTCCACCTGAGTGACGCCCACGAGTTTGCCGAATCCGTTGCCGACGTAAATCGCCGCCGGGACTTTTTCCTGAAAAAGATTTCCGGAATGGGGAAGAATGACAGTCACGCCGGTGCGAATGTCATTGCCGGAAATGACTGTGCTCTGTCCGACTTTAACTCCTTTGACGTCGGTGATTCCATTATTTTCCCCGGGGGGAAGAATACCAACTTTGATTTGATAATCGCGAATTCTTTTTTGAGAGAATCCAGACGCTGTTAGACATGCAAAAATGAAAAGAAAGAGAAAAAGCTTTTTGAAATAAAAAATAGTCTGCATTCGTGATCTCGACAAGATTTTACTAGTCCCAGTATTTTTTAAGGCTTACGCCATGAAATTTTCTTACTAATTAAATTTTAACAAAAATAAATTTTCGAAAATTTTCCTTGACTTTTATCATTTAATTTTGTTAATTAATTACAGATAAGCCCTGCAATTTGAGGATGGGCAAATTATAAAGATCCAACACCTTATAACCTGGGAACTTGGCTCTGGGCGTGTATTACAGGCCTCACTCGCTTGCGCGGGATAGTGGAAGTAAAAAGCGTTCAGGCGGGTACCCACCGTGTCGGTCACGGGTTCTTTATAAATCCATCACATAATTGCAGGGTTCTTTTTTATTTTGAATCCGTTAATGCTTGTTGCGCGTTCGGGTAAATAGAAAACAAAGTGTCCAGTCTCATCCTGCTGAAAATTTCCTGCATCAGCGTCTGTAAATTCGCCAGCTTGACCTGTCCGCCTCGCTTGTTCAGTGAGTCTCTCGCCATAATGAGCACGCCAAGCCCCGAGCTATTCATGACCGATACATTTTTCAGATCGAAAACGATTTCATTCACATCCCTTGTTAGCAAAGTTTGTACCTCTTCGCGAAACACAGAGGTGATTCCCAGATAAACTCGCTTTTCCAAAACAGTAACCAGCAGTTTGTCCTGATATTCTTCCACTTCAACAGTCTTGAACTCCATTCAAATCCTCCAGATATTGTCAATTTTGAATTATTTTCTGGCTTCTGAATTCGCTGTCGCGACAAAAGCCGTAGCAAAGAGCTGCCCGTTAGGCGCCTTTTTGTTGCGAATCGAGAACAAAATGTTCACACACAAACTCAGAAGCAACTTTTCGATTAGTCAAGCGGCAGCGATAATAAACTAAGTCGTTGTTGCCTTTTTTCAGATTGAAGAAAGGCACGCGATATTTGCACGTCGCGCAAGTTCTGGTTACGGTGTATTTTCTCTTCTGTTTCGTTTTGCGAACATATCCTTGCAATTCAAATAAAATTTTAAACAAACGCCTGCTAATTGCATTCAGTCGCTTGGCGATAATTATTTGCAGCACGATAGATGCGCCCAAAAACACAGTGAGGATCAGGAAAAATAAATCAAGGCTTTTTTCGGACATGCTTTTTCCCTTTAAAATGAATTTGCAAAATTAATTTGCCGATCCAGGCTGCGATATTGAATCGCTTCGCTGATGTATTGCGGCTGGATTTCCTGACTATGCTCTAGATCAGCGATTGTGCGCGCAACTTTCAAAATGCGATCGTAGGCACGTGCAGATAAGCCAATTTTGGTAATTGCCATTTTCATGAGTTCCTGACATTTATCGTCAATTTTACAAAATTTTCGGATGTCGCGCGATTCCATTCGCGCGTTGCAGTAGATGTTCGCCTTATTGGCGAAACGGCGAAGCTGGATTTCACGCGCTTGCTCAACTCTGTCCCGAATGTTCGAAGACGGCTCTCCGGACTGGTCGCTGGAGAGTTCGGAATATTTCACTGCCGGAACTTCCACGTGAATGTCGATTCTGTCTAACAGTGGTCCCGAAATACGAGACAGGTATTTTTGAATTTGCGGCGGCGTACACGAACATTCGTGATTCGGATCCGTAGCGTAACCGCAGGGACATGGATTCATTGCCGCGGCTAACATAAATTGTGCCGGATAGGTCAGAGAAATCGCCGCGCGAGAAATTGTCACTCTTCCGTCTTCTAACGGCTGGCGCATCACTTCCAGCACGTTTTTTTTGAATTCGGGCAATTCGTCCAGAAAAAGTACGCCGTGATGAGCCAGACTTACTTCACCGGGTCTGGGAATATGACCGCCGCCGATGAGTCCCGCATCAGAAATTGTGTGGTGCGGCGAACGAAAGGGTCTGATGGCAATCAACGGACTGTTTGCCGGAAGCAAGCCGGCGACTGAGTGGATTTTTGTTGTTTCCAGGGCTTCTTCGAGAGTCAAATCCGGCAAAATTGTCGGCAGCCTTTTCGCCAGCATGGTTTTTCCTGATCCCGGCGGCCCAATCATCAGAATATTGTGCCCGCCGGCCGCAGCAACTTCCAGCGCTCTTTTTACGTGCTGCTGTCCTTTCACGTCCTGAAAATCGACGTGGTAGTTTCTGCTCCGGGAAAAGATTTCCGCAAGCGACACCTGAAAAGGCGAAATTTCCATCATTCCGTTCAAAAAATTCACCGCCGATTTCAAATCGTCCACTGGAATAACGTCAATATTTTGCGCCATGGCGGCTTCGCTGGCATTGGACTTTGGCAGAATAATTCCCTTCAATTTTTGTTTACTAATTTCAATAGCAATGGGAAGCGCGCCGTGAATGGGCCGCAAACTTCCGTCCAGAGAGAGCTCCCCGAGAATAATGAAATTTTCCAGCAGGGGACTGGAAACCACACCGGACGCCGCAAGAATGCCGATCGCAATGGGTAAATCGAACGCCGAACCTTCTTTTTTGATGTCTGCCGGCGCAAGATTTATGGTAATGCGTTTTCGCGGAAAGGGATAGCCTGAATTTTTTATTGCTGCTGTCACACGCTCTCTTGACTCGCGAACAGCGCTGTCCGGCAAACCCACTGTGGAAAAAGCTGGTAATTGCGATTCAAGATTAGATTCAACTTCCACAGGAAAAGCATCGATTCCCAATACAGCCGCACTGATTACCTTGGCAAGCATAGTACCTCACTTTACGTAGCTTCACATCAGTTGTTTCCAAAAAGAGAACAGAAAATACCAGAAGTTGCAACATTTGAAATCGCTCAAATTATCTCCAGAAAATCTCTGCCCGGCAATTGCGGAAATTTTCTGTGCGGTTCTCTCTGATACCAAAAACCGACAGAGGCGATGTCGTCCTGCCGCGGCAAAAAACGCGCGGGCTCTTTGCCCATAGCGGTTCGCCAGCCTAAATCCTGAATGGTCACGCGCAACTCTTTTTCGAATCGAACCGGATCCATGATGTGCCAGCGGTAAAGTCCGAAACGCTGATTTGCTTCAGTGAAGCCATCAGGACGAATGACTTGCGGCATGCCGGAGTAAGCCGTGCTGTACTCGCCGTAATTATTTTTGGGAAAATTAAAACCCCAGGCGCCGCCGAAATAATCTTCAGTGCCGGTGCCGCAAATTGTCGGGAAATCTTTGTCGCCATCCATGAAAAATTTTATCTCGCCTTCGCCCCACCAGCCGTTTTGATTGACGCCCCAGGCCAGGTAAGAGCCGACATAATGTCCGTGTCCCA includes:
- a CDS encoding nodulation protein NfeD; translated protein: MLKFLKKVIGLSFLTIFIYMASLFGDQRPRVDLIRIKGGTVNPISAEYIINSIEKAEENRSQCIVIQLDTPGGLITATQDIVKKELAAKIPVVVFVYPSGAGAVSAGTSITIAANFAVMAPGTNIGAAHPVGAGKTDSSDVGVKKATNWWATYNRSVAEKRGRNADWLEKAVRESESITEKEAVKLNVVDFIAKDMNDLLEKLDGKKAQLDSGTVILHTKDATINEYRPNLRFKILDLISNPSIAYILLMLGLLGMYFEFSNPGAIVPGVFGGISLILAFFAMQQLPINVAGILLILFATILFVLELKIASYGILTIGGIISMLLGSLMLFRSTPSISAHLPISLILSVTAIVSAFFIFAILMAVRTYRRQVTTGKEGIIGEVGVAVTPIMPEGRVRIHGEYWNAVSDEKIKKNEKVIVKKVDRLQLIVKKYN
- a CDS encoding P1 family peptidase; the encoded protein is MQTIFYFKKLFLFLFIFACLTASGFSQKRIRDYQIKVGILPPGENNGITDVKGVKVGQSTVISGNDIRTGVTVILPHSGNLFQEKVPAAIYVGNGFGKLVGVTQVEELGYIETPIALTNTLNVFRVADAIIDYMLTLPGNENIRSINPVVGETNDGFLNNIQKRVVGPEHVFQAIQSAKSGKVAEGSVGAGTGTICFGFKGGIGTSSRKLPEKRGGYTVGVLVQTNFGGVLSINGAPVGQELGKYYFKSDLQNGGSCMIVLATDAPLSHRNLKRLAKRTILGLARSGGFCSNGSGDYVIAFSTNPMCRIRADENNSEKLIPEISNNSMSPLFLAAVEATQEAIYNSLFMATDMSGYQNHKIKALPLDKVIEICKKYGLIR
- a CDS encoding slipin family protein, translating into MQGIIAIIIILLFLIMSSIRIFKEYERGVVFRLGRLVGTKGPGLVLIIPIVDKVVKVGLRTIAMDVPPQDVITKDNVSVKVNAVLYFRVIDPAKAIVEVEDYLFATSQLAQTTLRSILGQAELDELLSEREKINRDLQEIIDHQTDPWGIKVSLVEVKHVDLPQEMQRAMAKQAEAERERRAKIIHAEGEFQASQKLADAAGVIATEPMSMQLRFLQTLTEIASENNSTTIFPLPIELFSSFITSMDKKGK
- a CDS encoding STAS domain-containing protein; this translates as MEFKTVEVEEYQDKLLVTVLEKRVYLGITSVFREEVQTLLTRDVNEIVFDLKNVSVMNSSGLGVLIMARDSLNKRGGQVKLANLQTLMQEIFSRMRLDTLFSIYPNAQQALTDSK
- a CDS encoding YifB family Mg chelatase-like AAA ATPase, which translates into the protein MLAKVISAAVLGIDAFPVEVESNLESQLPAFSTVGLPDSAVRESRERVTAAIKNSGYPFPRKRITINLAPADIKKEGSAFDLPIAIGILAASGVVSSPLLENFIILGELSLDGSLRPIHGALPIAIEISKQKLKGIILPKSNASEAAMAQNIDVIPVDDLKSAVNFLNGMMEISPFQVSLAEIFSRSRNYHVDFQDVKGQQHVKRALEVAAAGGHNILMIGPPGSGKTMLAKRLPTILPDLTLEEALETTKIHSVAGLLPANSPLIAIRPFRSPHHTISDAGLIGGGHIPRPGEVSLAHHGVLFLDELPEFKKNVLEVMRQPLEDGRVTISRAAISLTYPAQFMLAAAMNPCPCGYATDPNHECSCTPPQIQKYLSRISGPLLDRIDIHVEVPAVKYSELSSDQSGEPSSNIRDRVEQAREIQLRRFANKANIYCNARMESRDIRKFCKIDDKCQELMKMAITKIGLSARAYDRILKVARTIADLEHSQEIQPQYISEAIQYRSLDRQINFANSF